A DNA window from Pseudomonas sp. B21-056 contains the following coding sequences:
- a CDS encoding type III secretion protein — protein sequence MEEALEEDPQRLALEQVIGLITPLRQHRQASAERAQRQAQVELDSMRDHLSETRLLLDQQRDNHRQRRESLSAAHLNKTLSLKDVDSWHEKEKNMLDRLALIRQDMQQQQLRITEQQALLEEKRLQAKAFQRAVEKLACLSEALNEEG from the coding sequence GTGGAAGAAGCGCTGGAAGAAGACCCGCAAAGGCTGGCTCTGGAACAGGTGATCGGCCTGATCACCCCGTTGCGCCAACACCGCCAGGCCAGTGCCGAACGGGCGCAACGCCAGGCACAGGTGGAACTCGATTCAATGCGCGACCACTTATCAGAAACCCGGCTGTTATTGGATCAGCAGCGTGACAACCACCGGCAACGACGCGAGAGCCTTTCGGCGGCGCACCTGAACAAGACCCTCAGTCTCAAAGATGTCGACAGTTGGCACGAGAAAGAAAAAAACATGCTCGACCGTCTCGCCCTGATCCGCCAGGACATGCAGCAACAGCAACTGCGTATCACCGAACAACAAGCGCTGCTTGAAGAGAAACGGTTGCAGGCCAAGGCCTTTCAACGGGCAGTCGAGAAACTCGCCTGCCTGAGCGAGGCCCTCAACGAAGAAGGTTAG
- the sctR gene encoding type III secretion system export apparatus subunit SctR — translation MIMDGMNPVLLALFLGALSLIPFLLIVCTAFLKIAMTLLITRNAIGVQQVPPNMALYGIALAATMFVMAPVAHEIQQRVQAHPLEMGSTDKLQASAKTVIEPLQRFMTRNTDPDVVTHLLDNTQRMWPKEMADQASKDDLLLAIPAFVLSELQAGFEIGFLIYIPFIVIDLIVSNLLLALGMQMVSPMTLSLPLKLLLFVLVSGWSRLLDSLFYSYM, via the coding sequence ATGATCATGGACGGGATGAACCCGGTTCTGCTGGCGCTGTTCCTGGGCGCGTTGTCGCTGATCCCATTCCTGTTGATCGTCTGCACCGCCTTCCTGAAAATCGCCATGACGCTGTTGATCACCCGCAATGCCATCGGCGTACAGCAGGTGCCGCCGAACATGGCGCTGTATGGCATCGCCCTGGCCGCCACGATGTTCGTCATGGCCCCGGTCGCCCATGAAATCCAGCAACGGGTGCAGGCGCACCCGCTGGAGATGGGCAGCACCGATAAACTGCAGGCCAGTGCAAAAACCGTGATCGAGCCCCTGCAACGCTTCATGACACGCAACACCGATCCCGATGTCGTGACCCACCTGCTGGACAACACCCAGCGCATGTGGCCCAAGGAAATGGCGGACCAGGCGAGCAAGGACGACCTGTTGCTGGCGATCCCGGCGTTTGTCCTGTCGGAGCTGCAAGCCGGGTTCGAGATCGGCTTCCTGATCTATATCCCGTTCATTGTCATCGATCTGATCGTTTCCAACTTGCTGCTGGCCCTGGGCATGCAGATGGTCTCGCCGATGACCCTGTCACTGCCGCTCAAACTGCTGTTGTTCGTGCTGGTGTCGGGCTGGTCGCGCCTGCTCGACAGCCTGTTCTATTCGTACATGTGA
- a CDS encoding FliM/FliN family flagellar motor switch protein, translating into MSTEDLYYDDVETLEDSDDVADEADNREAVQPPSESLHDDAPYAVGEPSGQAESPGFQSLALDLTLRCGELKLTLGELQRLSAGSILEISGVAPGHATLCHGEHVVAEGELVDVDGRLGLEITRLATRS; encoded by the coding sequence ATGAGCACTGAAGACCTCTATTACGACGACGTCGAAACCCTCGAAGACAGCGATGATGTGGCCGACGAAGCCGATAACCGGGAGGCCGTCCAGCCACCGTCCGAGTCGCTCCATGACGATGCCCCTTACGCTGTCGGCGAGCCCTCGGGACAAGCGGAGTCACCCGGCTTCCAGTCGCTGGCACTGGACCTGACCCTGCGCTGCGGGGAACTCAAGCTCACCCTCGGCGAACTGCAAAGGTTGAGTGCGGGGAGCATCCTTGAAATCAGCGGCGTTGCGCCCGGCCATGCCACTCTGTGTCACGGCGAGCACGTGGTGGCCGAGGGAGAACTGGTGGACGTCGACGGCCGGCTTGGCCTTGAGATTACCCGGTTGGCGACCCGATCATGA
- a CDS encoding FliI/YscN family ATPase: MNTALNQWKQSHFERLAHYSAVRVRGRVSAVRGILLECKIPAAKVGDLCEVSKADGSLLLAEIVGFTQDCTLLSALGAPDGIQVGAAIRPLGVAHRIGVDDSLLGCVLDGFGRPLLGDCLGAFAGPDDHRPTLPVIADALPPTQRPRITNALPTGVRAIDSAILLGEGQRVGLFAGAGCGKTTLMAELARNMGCDVIVFGLIGERGRELREFLDHELDETLRSRSVLVCATSDRSSMERARAAFTATAIAEAFRARGQKVLLLLDSLTRFARAQREIGIASGEPLGRGGLPPSVYTLLPRLVERAGMSENGSITALYTVLIEQDSMNDPVADEVRSLLDGHIVLSRKLAERGHYPAIDVSASISRILSNVSSREHQRANNRLRQLLAAYKQVEMLLRLGEYQAGADPVTDCAVELNDAINAFLRQDLREPVALTQTLQELQRLTSQLPE, translated from the coding sequence GTGAATACCGCGCTGAACCAATGGAAACAAAGCCATTTCGAGCGCCTTGCGCACTACTCTGCCGTGCGTGTGCGTGGTCGGGTCAGCGCCGTGCGCGGCATTTTGCTGGAGTGCAAGATTCCCGCCGCCAAGGTAGGGGACCTGTGTGAGGTGAGCAAAGCAGACGGCAGCCTGCTGCTCGCCGAAATCGTCGGCTTCACCCAGGATTGCACCTTGCTCAGCGCCCTCGGTGCCCCGGACGGGATTCAGGTCGGCGCAGCGATCCGCCCGCTGGGCGTGGCGCACCGGATCGGGGTTGACGACAGTCTGCTCGGTTGCGTACTGGATGGCTTCGGCCGCCCTTTGCTCGGTGATTGCCTGGGCGCGTTCGCCGGGCCCGACGATCACCGCCCGACCCTGCCGGTGATTGCCGATGCCTTGCCGCCGACCCAGCGCCCGCGCATCACCAACGCCCTGCCGACCGGAGTGCGCGCTATCGACAGTGCCATCCTGCTGGGCGAAGGCCAACGTGTCGGGCTGTTCGCCGGTGCCGGTTGCGGCAAGACCACGCTGATGGCCGAGCTGGCCCGCAACATGGGCTGCGACGTGATTGTCTTTGGCTTGATCGGCGAACGGGGCCGTGAACTGCGCGAGTTTCTCGATCATGAGCTGGACGAAACCTTGCGCAGCCGCTCGGTGCTGGTCTGCGCCACGTCCGACCGCTCCAGCATGGAACGGGCCCGTGCGGCGTTCACAGCCACCGCCATCGCCGAGGCGTTCCGGGCCCGCGGCCAGAAGGTGTTGCTGCTGCTCGACTCTCTGACCCGGTTCGCCCGCGCACAGCGTGAGATTGGCATCGCTTCCGGCGAGCCCTTGGGCCGCGGCGGCTTGCCACCGTCGGTCTACACCCTGCTGCCGCGGCTGGTGGAGCGCGCCGGCATGAGCGAGAACGGCTCGATCACCGCGCTCTACACCGTACTGATCGAACAGGACTCGATGAACGATCCAGTGGCGGACGAAGTGCGTTCATTGCTCGACGGCCACATCGTGCTGTCGCGCAAGCTGGCCGAGCGCGGGCATTATCCGGCCATTGATGTGTCCGCCAGCATCAGCCGGATCCTCAGCAACGTCAGCAGCCGCGAGCACCAACGGGCGAACAATCGCTTACGCCAACTGCTGGCCGCCTACAAGCAAGTGGAAATGCTGTTGCGCCTGGGTGAATACCAGGCCGGGGCCGATCCGGTCACCGATTGCGCCGTGGAACTGAATGACGCCATCAACGCCTTTCTCCGTCAGGACCTGCGCGAACCGGTCGCCCTGACGCAAACCCTGCAAGAGTTGCAGCGGCTCACCTCGCAGTTGCCGGAGTAG
- a CDS encoding type III secretion system protein translates to MTTLNLRKVCALRARVTRELGAGQRLGLRVQDEDAELMLLPPLTETAAPASGVWLDSAVGALCLTDAEALLSLLGDAPLTLQGEQQAWYWQFFNQRLSPTIAALLAPLEPLPEHPVTATVGCRVQVRRAGQTLHAQLHTTPDCLLRLLRAGPWQARKQALDETWPVTTPLVLGELALTLEQLASLRPGDVVLPARCRFDSSGHGRLTLAGRQWAAHASDQAQQLYLRLSHEEHTPDEH, encoded by the coding sequence ATGACCACGCTGAACCTGCGAAAAGTCTGCGCCTTGCGGGCCCGCGTAACCCGCGAGCTGGGTGCCGGTCAACGCTTGGGCTTGCGTGTGCAGGATGAAGACGCCGAGCTGATGCTGTTACCGCCACTGACCGAGACCGCCGCCCCGGCCTCCGGCGTTTGGCTGGACAGCGCCGTCGGTGCGCTGTGCCTGACCGACGCCGAAGCGCTGCTGAGCCTGCTCGGCGACGCCCCCTTGACCCTGCAAGGCGAACAGCAAGCGTGGTACTGGCAGTTTTTCAATCAACGCTTGAGCCCGACGATTGCCGCGCTGCTCGCCCCGCTTGAACCACTGCCCGAGCATCCGGTGACCGCCACCGTCGGCTGCCGTGTCCAGGTTCGCCGCGCCGGGCAGACCCTCCACGCCCAATTGCACACAACACCTGATTGCCTGCTTCGGCTGTTGCGCGCGGGGCCCTGGCAGGCCCGCAAACAAGCGTTGGATGAGACATGGCCCGTGACCACGCCATTGGTCCTCGGTGAGCTGGCCTTGACCCTGGAACAACTGGCGTCATTGCGCCCCGGTGACGTGGTACTGCCCGCCCGGTGCCGATTCGACAGCAGCGGCCACGGTCGCCTCACCCTCGCCGGACGGCAGTGGGCGGCACACGCCAGCGACCAGGCGCAGCAACTTTATTTGCGGCTAAGCCACGAGGAGCACACGCCCGATGAGCACTGA
- the sctV gene encoding type III secretion system export apparatus subunit SctV, producing MNQAINLLNMIALSAMRRSEVVGAFFVIAIVFMMITPLPTALVDVLIAVNICISCLLIMLAMHLPRPLAFSTFPAVLLLTTMFRLALSISTTRLILLNQDAGHIVEAFGEFVVGGNLAVGLVIFLILTVVNFLVITKGSERVAEVGARFTLDAMPGKQMSIDSDLRANLISVYEARNRRAELNKESQLFGAMDGAMKFVNGDAIASLIIVAINMIGGISIGVVQHGMSAGDALQLYTVLTIGDGLIAQIPALLISVTCGMIITRVPNTDAGVEANIGREIAEQITSQPKAWIIAAVAMFGFAMLPGMPTGVFITISLICGSGGLLQLQRAKPKVEQEGAVAVAPEMNGQEDLRTFSPSRQFVLQFHPGQDSNQVDALVSEIRQRRNRLVVQYGLTLPSFIIEYVDHLPPDEFRFTVYDVPLLKATFTQTHVAVDERLLNREPLAVAIAGTAERQEDQWVWLPANLPDLQDGGLARVSASTLIIERMERALQSCGPQFIGLQETKAILNWLESEQPELAQEMQRVITLTRFSAVLQRLASECVPLRAIRLIAETLIEHGQHERDISVLTDYVRIALKTQIYHQYCGADGLMVWLLTPESEGLLRDGLRQTQTETFFSLTNDISQMLVQQLHIAFPLRAPEQAVLLVAQDLRSPLRTLLKEEFHHVPVLSFAEISNAAKVKVMGRFDLEDDLEHLDNDHAA from the coding sequence ATGAATCAAGCCATCAACCTGCTGAACATGATCGCCCTCTCCGCCATGCGCCGTTCGGAAGTGGTCGGCGCATTTTTCGTGATCGCCATCGTCTTCATGATGATCACACCGTTGCCCACCGCCCTGGTTGACGTACTGATCGCCGTCAACATCTGCATTTCCTGCCTGCTGATCATGCTGGCCATGCACTTGCCCAGGCCGCTGGCGTTCTCGACCTTTCCGGCGGTGCTGCTGTTGACCACGATGTTTCGCCTGGCACTGTCGATTTCCACTACCCGGCTGATCCTGCTCAACCAGGACGCCGGGCACATTGTCGAAGCCTTCGGTGAATTCGTGGTCGGCGGTAACCTGGCGGTGGGCCTGGTCATCTTCCTGATCCTGACGGTGGTCAACTTCCTGGTGATTACCAAGGGCTCGGAACGGGTGGCCGAAGTCGGCGCGAGATTTACCCTCGATGCGATGCCGGGCAAACAGATGTCCATCGACAGCGACCTGCGCGCCAACCTGATCAGCGTGTACGAAGCACGCAATCGACGTGCCGAGCTGAACAAGGAGAGCCAGTTGTTCGGCGCCATGGACGGGGCGATGAAGTTCGTCAACGGTGACGCCATTGCCAGCCTGATCATCGTCGCCATCAACATGATCGGCGGCATTTCCATTGGCGTGGTGCAACACGGCATGAGCGCCGGAGACGCCTTGCAGCTCTACACCGTACTGACCATCGGCGACGGCCTGATCGCGCAGATTCCGGCGCTGCTGATCTCCGTCACCTGCGGCATGATCATTACCCGCGTGCCCAATACCGACGCAGGCGTGGAAGCCAATATCGGCCGGGAAATCGCCGAGCAGATCACCAGCCAGCCCAAGGCCTGGATCATTGCCGCCGTGGCCATGTTCGGCTTTGCCATGCTGCCCGGGATGCCGACCGGTGTGTTCATCACCATCTCCCTCATCTGCGGCAGCGGCGGCCTGTTGCAGTTGCAGCGGGCCAAACCCAAGGTCGAGCAGGAAGGCGCGGTGGCCGTTGCGCCGGAAATGAATGGTCAGGAAGACCTGCGCACGTTCTCCCCCAGCCGGCAGTTCGTCCTCCAGTTTCATCCCGGTCAGGACTCCAACCAGGTCGATGCACTGGTCAGCGAAATCCGCCAGCGCCGCAACCGCCTAGTGGTGCAGTACGGCCTGACGCTGCCCTCCTTCATCATCGAGTACGTCGATCACCTGCCACCGGACGAATTCCGCTTTACCGTGTATGACGTGCCTCTGCTCAAGGCGACCTTTACCCAGACCCATGTCGCGGTGGATGAACGCTTGCTGAACCGTGAACCGCTGGCCGTGGCTATCGCGGGCACTGCCGAGCGCCAGGAAGATCAATGGGTCTGGCTGCCCGCCAACCTTCCAGACCTGCAAGACGGCGGGCTCGCCAGGGTCAGCGCCAGCACCCTGATCATCGAGCGCATGGAGCGCGCATTGCAGTCGTGCGGGCCGCAGTTCATCGGTTTGCAGGAAACCAAGGCGATTCTGAACTGGCTGGAGTCCGAGCAACCTGAACTCGCCCAGGAGATGCAGAGGGTGATCACCCTGACGCGTTTTTCGGCGGTCCTGCAGCGCTTGGCCTCGGAGTGCGTGCCGCTGCGAGCGATCCGCCTGATCGCCGAAACCCTGATCGAACACGGCCAGCACGAGCGCGACATCAGCGTGCTGACCGACTACGTGCGCATTGCCCTGAAAACGCAGATCTATCACCAGTACTGCGGGGCCGACGGCCTGATGGTGTGGCTGCTGACACCGGAAAGCGAAGGGTTGTTGCGCGACGGCCTGCGTCAGACGCAAACCGAAACGTTCTTCTCGCTCACCAACGACATCAGCCAGATGCTGGTGCAGCAGTTGCACATTGCCTTTCCCCTGCGCGCCCCCGAACAGGCGGTCCTGCTGGTCGCGCAGGACCTGCGCAGCCCGCTGCGCACGCTGCTCAAGGAAGAATTCCATCACGTGCCGGTGCTGTCTTTCGCCGAGATCAGCAACGCGGCCAAGGTCAAGGTCATGGGGCGCTTCGACCTGGAAGATGATCTGGAGCACCTGGATAACGATCATGCCGCTTGA
- a CDS encoding flagellar hook-length control protein FliK, translated as MNPPIKPAPKAPTTPQRPMSTEWPAVPERNERPALGGARRGDTQSSRATLNRQLPDMPMSTDGLFFSQLLVLPVGTEPDQQGFAGGGVAFPVQTEQVPPQLIDELAQRLLGQPDGPLSFTLLMPNLGSVSVQTHKTDNRWNVQLGFARRDVLKRLQGHAGACRDSLSHALGQDVDLDMHEDCAA; from the coding sequence ATGAATCCACCGATCAAACCCGCGCCAAAAGCGCCGACCACGCCGCAGCGTCCGATGTCCACAGAATGGCCGGCGGTGCCTGAGCGTAACGAGCGTCCGGCCTTGGGCGGTGCCCGTCGTGGCGATACGCAAAGCAGCCGAGCGACCCTGAACAGGCAATTGCCGGACATGCCGATGAGCACCGATGGCCTGTTCTTTTCCCAACTGCTGGTGCTGCCCGTGGGCACCGAGCCCGATCAGCAAGGCTTCGCCGGCGGCGGTGTCGCTTTCCCGGTGCAGACAGAACAGGTGCCGCCCCAATTGATCGACGAGCTGGCGCAACGCTTGTTGGGCCAACCGGATGGTCCGCTCAGCTTCACCCTGCTGATGCCCAACCTCGGCAGTGTAAGTGTCCAGACCCACAAGACCGACAACCGCTGGAACGTGCAACTGGGCTTTGCTCGCCGCGACGTGCTCAAGCGCCTGCAAGGGCATGCCGGCGCCTGCCGGGACTCGCTGTCGCACGCACTGGGCCAGGACGTCGACCTGGACATGCACGAAGACTGCGCAGCATGA
- the sctS gene encoding type III secretion system export apparatus subunit SctS translates to MEALALFKQGMFLVVILTAPPLGVAVLVGVVTSLLQALMQIQDQTLPFGIKLAAVGLTLAMTGRWIGVELIQFINMAFDLIARSGVAH, encoded by the coding sequence ATGGAAGCGTTGGCGTTGTTCAAGCAAGGCATGTTCCTGGTGGTCATCCTGACCGCCCCGCCGCTCGGCGTGGCAGTGCTGGTCGGCGTGGTCACGTCACTGTTGCAGGCACTGATGCAGATCCAGGATCAGACCCTGCCCTTCGGTATCAAGCTGGCGGCGGTTGGACTGACCCTGGCCATGACCGGCCGCTGGATCGGCGTCGAGCTGATCCAGTTCATCAACATGGCGTTCGACCTGATTGCCCGGTCCGGAGTCGCCCACTAG
- a CDS encoding RNA polymerase sigma factor yields the protein MLQSLAIVDSNFSSAHASAAGIRQLSGDQISMLRAFIQKRVMNPDDVDDLLQCVLLEALRSEHKFQHASKPQTWLCGIALNLIRNHFRKMYRQPFQESWEDEVHSEQDGHGDIGHQVDGHRQLARVIQAIGCLPPNMQKVLEACLEMNGNYQDTASSLGVPIGTVRSRLSRARVQLKQHVDPFG from the coding sequence ATGTTGCAAAGCCTTGCGATCGTTGACTCGAACTTCTCCAGCGCGCACGCGTCGGCCGCCGGGATTCGCCAATTGAGCGGTGATCAGATATCGATGCTCAGGGCCTTTATTCAGAAGCGGGTGATGAACCCCGACGATGTTGATGACCTGCTGCAATGCGTCCTGCTCGAGGCCTTGCGCAGTGAGCACAAGTTTCAACATGCCAGTAAGCCGCAGACGTGGTTATGCGGCATTGCCCTGAATCTGATCCGTAACCACTTTCGAAAGATGTACCGGCAACCGTTCCAGGAAAGCTGGGAAGATGAAGTTCATTCCGAACAGGACGGGCACGGCGATATCGGCCATCAGGTGGACGGGCATCGCCAGTTGGCGCGGGTGATCCAGGCCATTGGTTGCTTGCCGCCGAACATGCAGAAGGTGTTGGAAGCCTGCCTGGAAATGAACGGTAACTATCAGGATACGGCCAGCAGTCTCGGAGTACCGATCGGCACCGTGCGGTCACGGCTGTCGCGGGCGCGCGTCCAGCTCAAGCAGCATGTGGATCCTTTCGGCTGA
- the sctT gene encoding type III secretion system export apparatus subunit SctT, with protein MPFNAQDLFELMLGMGLAMARLLPCMLLVPAFCFKYLKGPLRYAVVASVAMVPAPGISRALTSLDENWLAIGGLLLKEAVLGTLLGLLLYAPFWMFASVGALLDSQRGALSGGQMNPTLGPDATPLGELFQETLIMLLILSGGLSLITQVIWDSYSVWPPTAWLPGMTVDGLDVFLEQLSQTLQHMLLYAAPFIALLLLIEAALAIIGLYAQQLNVSVLAMPAKSMAGLAFLLIYLPTLLELGNGQLAKLADLKSLLSLLVQVP; from the coding sequence ATGCCCTTCAACGCCCAGGATCTCTTCGAGCTGATGCTGGGCATGGGCCTGGCGATGGCGCGCTTGCTGCCGTGCATGCTGCTGGTGCCGGCCTTCTGTTTCAAATACCTGAAGGGACCGTTGCGTTATGCCGTGGTGGCCAGCGTAGCGATGGTCCCCGCGCCGGGCATCAGCCGCGCCTTGACCTCGCTGGACGAGAACTGGCTGGCCATCGGCGGCCTGCTGCTCAAGGAGGCCGTACTCGGTACGCTGTTGGGGCTGCTGTTGTATGCCCCGTTCTGGATGTTTGCCTCCGTCGGTGCCTTGCTCGACAGCCAGCGCGGCGCACTCAGCGGCGGCCAGATGAACCCGACCCTGGGGCCGGACGCGACTCCATTGGGTGAGTTGTTCCAGGAAACCCTAATCATGCTGCTGATTCTCTCCGGTGGGTTGTCGCTGATCACCCAGGTGATCTGGGACAGCTACAGCGTCTGGCCGCCGACCGCCTGGCTGCCCGGAATGACGGTGGATGGGCTAGATGTGTTTCTCGAGCAACTGAGCCAGACCCTGCAACACATGCTGCTGTACGCCGCGCCCTTCATCGCGCTGCTGCTGTTGATCGAAGCCGCGCTGGCGATCATCGGGCTGTACGCACAACAGCTGAACGTTTCGGTCCTGGCCATGCCGGCCAAGAGCATGGCCGGGCTGGCGTTCCTGTTGATCTACCTGCCCACCCTGCTGGAACTGGGTAACGGCCAACTGGCAAAGCTGGCCGACCTTAAATCGCTGCTTAGTCTTCTGGTACAGGTGCCGTGA
- the sctW gene encoding type III secretion system gatekeeper subunit SctW yields MKIVAPPLMQPPPLAPTRVAPPVAQPLQSAVQQSIVQHSAGTSPQQISRFAAALVQHSRILSQRELIASNNALQSRAVKLSELYQLLMGAQDTGLDNAARMLRKRLQLENSMDLSQVLAYTDGDAAKAHVLLQAARKQAQADGATGEHVVLTQQLKVLRRKYGPRARAGINSAKAFARPSLDSKRRTTLRNLYSVAVSGQPNITGLIEALLSEQEEPGQFDLNLRDMRSAIADDLSALTPSASHEQLRTLMHGLNTARHVTTLLRGCEHLLGRMRNKNPDLKVDPPAFLKHLLALTANGMNISQTLQLTQHIGGPQLKHQLAFLNGLRPMLLQLPILLWRDMKSRQNALGNLLTLMAELTQQEQKQLYGGLA; encoded by the coding sequence ATGAAAATCGTCGCTCCGCCCCTGATGCAGCCTCCACCCCTCGCGCCCACCCGCGTGGCGCCCCCTGTCGCGCAGCCGCTGCAAAGCGCGGTTCAGCAAAGCATCGTCCAGCACAGCGCAGGGACTTCGCCGCAACAGATCTCGCGCTTCGCCGCCGCGCTGGTACAGCACAGCCGCATCCTCAGCCAACGCGAACTGATCGCCAGCAACAATGCGTTGCAGTCGCGCGCGGTCAAACTGAGCGAACTCTATCAACTGCTGATGGGCGCCCAGGACACCGGGCTGGATAACGCCGCGAGGATGCTGCGCAAAAGGCTGCAACTGGAAAATTCGATGGATCTGTCGCAGGTGCTGGCGTACACCGATGGCGACGCGGCCAAGGCCCACGTGCTGCTGCAAGCCGCCCGCAAACAGGCCCAGGCCGATGGCGCAACGGGCGAGCATGTGGTGCTGACACAGCAGTTAAAGGTACTGCGGCGCAAGTACGGCCCTCGCGCCCGTGCCGGTATCAACTCCGCCAAGGCCTTCGCCCGCCCGAGCCTCGACAGCAAGCGCCGGACGACCTTGCGCAACCTGTACAGCGTGGCGGTTTCCGGCCAACCGAATATCACGGGGTTGATCGAGGCACTGCTCAGCGAGCAGGAGGAGCCGGGGCAGTTCGACCTCAACCTGCGCGACATGCGCAGCGCGATTGCCGATGACCTGTCGGCCTTGACCCCCTCCGCGTCCCACGAACAATTGCGCACACTGATGCACGGCCTCAATACCGCACGACACGTGACGACGCTGTTGCGAGGCTGCGAGCACCTGCTGGGGCGCATGCGCAACAAGAACCCCGATCTGAAGGTCGATCCACCCGCCTTCCTCAAACATCTGCTGGCGCTCACCGCCAACGGCATGAACATCAGCCAGACCCTGCAACTGACCCAGCACATCGGTGGTCCGCAACTCAAGCATCAACTGGCGTTCCTCAATGGTCTGCGTCCGATGCTGTTGCAGCTGCCGATCCTGCTCTGGCGCGATATGAAAAGCCGCCAGAACGCCCTCGGCAATCTGCTGACACTCATGGCCGAACTCACTCAGCAAGAACAGAAGCAGCTTTACGGGGGCCTTGCCTGA
- the sctD gene encoding type III secretion system inner membrane ring subunit SctD, with protein MFELRVLNGQQQGAALPLIGEQWSIGSADQRDLSLDDPGVENLHCRLQRQDDNWTLNAEQGSVCDDEGNATARVELIPNSAFLLGSVWLCVSPAEDAWPAVPAVVEQQPQVEPEPLRATAPLEKVKPRSQFLNRTTGIIAGLLIGIIGSAWSLTRPAATVPDESVAQAGPAAPAKPTQASASVTRTVADKRQRLANVDAVRHTLGRMLSDRLLTDVNIEETPQGLVLNGNLKDEALLVYQRMLQRFKDSYESPVTVLDNVASVRNGLPFVIVQIMTGPHAHLVTADGRRLYVGDEVQGLRLTRIDDQRLQFDGDRHIEVDW; from the coding sequence ATGTTTGAATTACGCGTACTGAACGGCCAGCAGCAAGGTGCGGCCCTGCCGTTGATAGGCGAGCAATGGTCGATTGGCTCCGCCGACCAGCGTGATCTGTCCCTGGACGATCCTGGCGTGGAAAACCTGCACTGCCGCCTGCAACGCCAGGACGACAACTGGACCCTGAACGCCGAGCAGGGCTCGGTCTGTGATGATGAAGGCAACGCCACGGCCCGCGTCGAGCTGATCCCCAACAGCGCCTTCCTGCTGGGCTCGGTGTGGCTCTGCGTTTCGCCTGCCGAAGACGCCTGGCCTGCCGTGCCGGCGGTCGTCGAGCAACAGCCGCAGGTCGAGCCCGAACCTTTGCGCGCGACCGCGCCCCTGGAAAAAGTCAAACCCCGCTCACAGTTTCTCAACCGCACCACAGGCATCATTGCCGGCCTGCTGATCGGCATTATCGGCAGTGCCTGGAGCCTGACCCGCCCGGCCGCCACGGTGCCGGACGAAAGCGTTGCCCAGGCTGGACCCGCAGCACCGGCCAAACCGACCCAGGCGTCCGCGAGCGTCACCCGGACGGTGGCCGACAAGCGCCAGCGCCTGGCTAACGTCGACGCGGTCCGGCATACCCTGGGCCGAATGCTCAGCGACCGCCTGCTCACGGACGTCAACATCGAGGAAACGCCCCAGGGACTGGTCCTGAATGGCAATCTCAAGGACGAAGCCCTGCTGGTGTATCAACGCATGCTGCAGCGTTTCAAGGACAGCTACGAATCGCCGGTGACGGTGCTCGACAACGTCGCCAGCGTACGCAATGGCCTGCCCTTCGTGATCGTGCAGATCATGACCGGCCCCCATGCCCACCTGGTGACCGCCGACGGACGACGCCTGTATGTGGGCGATGAGGTGCAGGGCCTGCGCCTGACGCGCATCGACGATCAGCGCCTGCAATTCGACGGTGATCGCCACATCGAGGTGGACTGGTGA